One Neosynechococcus sphagnicola sy1 DNA segment encodes these proteins:
- a CDS encoding DUF1517 domain-containing protein, translated as MGSLFGVFIFLAIANFLVQAFRRSQSGEGSEMEGYSDNPTVSVSQVQVGLLAGARELQIDLEKMARAANTNSSEGLVKVLQETTLALLRHPEFWAYAGAETQQTKLQAAETQFNRYSLAARSKIAAETLSNVNNQLEDKSSSTALLNPNASAALAEAPGEYIVVTVLVGALGKLALPEVKNTDDLRRTLTLLGGVGSEQLLAVEVMWSPEAQGDVLTSDDLLADYPSLRLI; from the coding sequence ATGGGCAGCTTATTTGGTGTGTTCATCTTCTTGGCGATCGCCAACTTTTTGGTACAAGCCTTTCGCAGATCCCAATCAGGAGAAGGTTCTGAGATGGAGGGTTACAGCGATAACCCCACCGTTTCGGTTTCCCAAGTACAGGTGGGTCTGCTGGCTGGGGCACGGGAATTACAAATCGATCTAGAAAAGATGGCAAGAGCCGCCAATACCAACTCCTCTGAAGGATTGGTAAAAGTGCTTCAAGAAACCACCCTGGCGCTGCTGCGCCACCCTGAGTTCTGGGCCTATGCCGGAGCCGAAACTCAACAAACCAAGCTACAAGCAGCAGAAACCCAATTTAACCGTTATTCCCTGGCTGCCCGCAGCAAGATTGCTGCTGAAACCCTTTCCAATGTCAACAACCAGTTAGAGGATAAAAGTTCTAGCACGGCGCTGCTCAATCCCAATGCCAGTGCTGCCCTTGCCGAGGCTCCCGGTGAATATATTGTCGTAACGGTATTGGTGGGAGCATTAGGGAAGCTGGCCCTACCGGAGGTCAAAAATACCGATGATCTGCGACGGACTTTAACCCTGTTAGGGGGAGTTGGCAGTGAGCAACTGCTTGCGGTGGAGGTGATGTGGTCACCGGAAGCCCAAGGTGATGTGCTGACATCTGATGATCTACTGGCGGATTATCCGAGCTTACGGCTGATTTAG
- a CDS encoding YcxB family protein produces the protein MEAEITYQLEVSDLFATHRYSYKTNKANNLTKLFAYTLFTITIIQTLMKIEEALWLEIVVGILTLGICIVGFNLFMYFVSLLFFRVNLPKDGTSGILCEHTIQITPTQLIERTSVNETRHRWISVKRLQELPNHLLIILNNNQAYTIPKKAFESTSNYQNFYEMARQFLQQVREAD, from the coding sequence ATGGAAGCAGAAATTACCTATCAGCTAGAAGTTAGTGATCTTTTTGCAACCCACCGATATAGTTATAAAACCAATAAGGCAAATAATTTAACTAAATTATTTGCCTATACTTTGTTCACGATTACGATAATACAGACTCTCATGAAGATCGAAGAAGCATTATGGCTTGAGATCGTTGTGGGAATTCTAACTCTAGGTATCTGTATTGTGGGTTTCAATTTGTTTATGTATTTCGTTTCCTTGCTATTTTTTCGAGTTAACCTGCCAAAGGATGGAACCAGCGGGATTTTATGTGAACATACAATTCAAATAACACCTACTCAACTCATTGAAAGAACTTCAGTCAATGAAACCCGTCATAGGTGGATTAGTGTAAAACGTCTGCAAGAATTGCCAAATCATTTACTGATTATCCTCAACAATAATCAGGCATATACTATTCCAAAAAAAGCATTTGAAAGCACAAGTAATTATCAAAATTTTTATGAGATGGCTCGACAGTTTCTTCAGCAAGTGCGTGAGGCTGATTAA